The Nocardioides houyundeii genome includes the window TGGGGGCGTTGAGATCGGCGACGATGTCATTATTGGGCCAGGATTCAGCGCTCATTCCCAGGAGCATAATTATGGCGACCACTCCTTGCCAATTAGGGAACAGGGAACGAATGAAGCGCCCATCATCGTAGGAAACGATTGCTGGATCGGCTCCAAGGTCACCCTTCTTGCGGGTTGTTCACTTGGTGAAAGAACAATCGTGGCTTCGGGGGCAGTGGTGAAAGGAACGTTTCCGGGAGGAGTTATACTCGGCGGCGTCCCAGCACGGATAATTCGTAAGCTTTGAATCAATCACCTTTAGGTCCATGATGCTGATGTTCGCCCTCGCCGCCATGTGTCTGATCGGCGTGCTCATTGCGGCGCCATATAACGGGCGGTTGAATATCTATCTCGGACTCGTCGCTACTTCGACGATGCTTCTTCCAAGGGTTGTTGTCGGCTCGAGCCACCTCGACTCCTTTCGCGTTGGCATAACGGGAAGTCAACCCCGAGTTATGACCTACACGGTAGGCATCATAGCCATTCTATTGATATCCTGGACTGCTGGAAACCGAAGGTTGCAGGTTTGGCCGTTTCTTGTGCTGTCCTTCTTCTTGCTAACCTGGGCTCTGTTCGTTTGGGCCAACACGCCTCCCTTGTGGGCGGGCGTCGTACATCTTTTGACGGCTGCTGGGGCTTGGATCGCAGGCGGTGCGATTGCGCATGAAGTTGCTCGCCGTGGCACCTACGGTGACCGTGCGGTCGCATGTTGGATCGCAGGCATAATCTTGATACAAACGGTTATCAGTCTCCTGCAGTTCGTCGGGTTTCCCATCTTTGATGCTAATCAGCTCGTGGTGGCGGATGACGGTATCGATGGTCGCGTTGGCGGCACTTTAGGTCACCCCAGTTACATTGGGAAGGTCTGCTTCTTGGCTGCCTTCTTCGTGCTGCCGCTAGTGGCATCGCCGGATCGTGTCACTCGTCGGGTTAGTATGTTCGCCATAGGCGTGTCATTTATTCCGCTCATCCTCTCGGGGGGCGTGCTAATGCTATCGCCGTGGTGAGTGCAATTCTCATTTGGAGCATTTTGAAGCCGGGCGATGGGAGACATGCCTCCCGGCTGCGGACTACGCTCTTCTTGGGCGTAGCGCTAACACTGTCCTTCGATTTCTGGGTCCAGCGATTCACTACTGGCGAGGATGGGACATACAGATCGCAGTTCAATGACACGGCCGTGCGTTTCCTTAATACCCACTCTTGGTGGGAGGGTGCGGGCCCGAATTCCTACCAAAATGCAGTGGGGGCGACCGACTCGATGGCCGCCTCTGGATGGGTTGTTCACAACGTGGTGCTCTATGCAACCGTTGAACTGGGCGTAGTTGGGCTAGCGGCACTGCTGCTACCAGTGTTCGGTGCGCTTTGGGTAGCATTTCCGAAACGGAAAGAGGATGGCCTCGCTGGTGGGCATGCTCGGGTAGTTCTCGCGTCCTTCCCTGGGCTCGTGATTATTACGATGACCGGGTGGGGCATGCTGTCTGAGCCACTGATCCTGTGGATGCTCGCGACAGGGTATGTGGTGGCGAGGTTGCAGTATCGGATCAAGCGTGGTGGCGAGCACCAAACACCTCCCGTGGCTGCGGTGGCGGCTCAACGCACGGACGGCGTCGGCGAATAGTTCCGGAAACCTGGCGATTGTTTGGCAAGGCCATCTGCCGTTCCGAATATTCGAGTGAATAATGTTGGACTTTCGGCCCTCATTATGCATTCCATCACTGCGGAGTCCAGCCCTCGTCCTCCGATGGCTGGGTTGATCGGCAGTTCTGGACTTGTCGTCCCAGCCGTCTATAGGTGGCCAACTTCACCTGGGTGGCGGGCTGTTCCGGGATGGGCTACGAGGCTTTCGTGTTCAACGTCCTCAGCCGCCCGAAACGCGGCTTGCGGGCGCCACCAGATTGATCACCGACCCGGTGTCGATGCCCCCGAAATGTGGGTCGGTTCTGCTCCGGTGGTTTTTCGCGGTGGGGCAACACCTTCCGAGATTCTTGTGGGTGTGAGGACATCGACGCTTCGGGTGAAGAAGGGTCCGGGGAGGCGTCCGCTGGCGATGAAGCGGCTACGGTTCATGGAGCTGCGGGCTCGTGGCTGGGGCATTCGGGGCGCGGCCCGGGAGGTCGGGGTGTGGCGGACCACCGGCAACAACTGGGCGCGTGGGTACATGACCTACCGCCAGGGCGTCCCGCCGGGTGCGTGTCGCCGCTGGACTGGATGTCGGACGTGAAGTCAGACCCCGATTCCTGTCGCAGGACTCGCGGATCGAGATCGCCGACCTCGTGCTCGCCGGAGTGAGCATCCGCGGCATCGCCGAGCGACTGAGACGCTCGCCCTGGAAGATGTCGCGGGAGCCGCGCCGCCACACCCCGGGAGCCCCGCAAGGGATACCGGCCGTTCGAGCGCACCGACAGGCGGCGGCCCACCGCGCACGGCACCACCCCGGCGTGTCGACACGTCACCGGAGCTGCGGCGGTTGGTGGTGGAGTGGAGCTCCTGCGCAGAGGCATAGGTCGCAGCAGATCAGCAGCAGTTGCGACGTCGCTTTTCCGAGGACCCGTCGATGCGGCTGTGTCATGAAGACATCCATCAGGCGCTGCACCAACCCACATCAGCATTGCTGCGCCCTCCGAGCCTGGCGCCCGAGGCCGCATCCCCTTGCGAACGGGACGCGACTGTCGACGACGCTCGAAAATGAGGCCATAGCGACGGGCGAAAACGAGGCCACCCCGACAGATTGGGTGGGTGATCTCAGTGGAGGATTGGGCTCTGATTCGGCGGCTGGTCGCGGACGGGGTTCCGCAGCGGCAGGTCGCGCGGGATTTGGGGGTCGGACGGTCGACGGTGGCGCGGGCGGTGGCCTCGGATGGGCCACCGAAGTACGAGCGGCCGGCGGTCCCGACGTCGTTCGATCCCTACGAGGCTCGGGTGCGTCAGCTGTTGAAGGACACCCCGGACATGCCGGCCACCGTGCTGGCCGAACGGGTGGGATGGACCGGGTCGATCACCTGGTTCCGTGACCACGTTCGGCGGCTTCGTCCCGAGCATCGGCCGGTCGACCCTGCGGACCGGTTGGTCTGGGCGGCCGGGGATGCGGCGCAGTGCGACTTGTGGTTCCCGCCGAGGAAGATCCCGCTCGAGGACGGCACGAAGGTGTTGTTGCCGGTGCTGGTGATCACCGCCGCGCACTCCCGGTTCGTCCTGGGTCGGATGATCCCTACCCGTCGGACCGAGGACCTGCTGACCGCGACCTGGGAACTGGTGCAGGAGTTGGGGCGGGTGCCGCGACGGTTGATCTGGGACAACGAGCCCGGCATCGGCCGCGGCAAGCGTCACGCCGAAGGGGTCGCGGCGTTCACCGGCACGCTGGCCACCAGCCTGCACCGGCTGCGGCCCCGGGATCCGGAGTCCAAGGGGATCGTGGAGCGACGCAACCAGTTCTTCGAGACCTCCTTCATGCCCGGTCGGACGTTCGCGTCGCCAGCGGACTTCAACACCCAGTTGGCTGAGTGGCTGACGATCGCGAACGCCCGGACGGTCCGCACGATCAAGGCCCGCCCGGTCGATCTGGTCGAGGTCGACAAGGCCGCGATGCTGCCCCTGCCGCCGGTGGCACCGGTGGTGGGCTGGACCAACCGGGTCCGGTTGGGACGCGACTACTACGTGCGCCTGGACTCATCGGACTACTCCGTCGACCCGGCACTGATCGGCCGGTTCGTCGACGTCACCGCTGACCTGCGCCAGGTCCAGGTCAGCCACGATGGGCGGGTCGTGGCACGGCACGACCGGGTCTGGGCACGCGGGCAGACGATCACCGACCCGGCCCATGTCGCGGCCGCAAAGGTCCTGCGCGAGCAGTACCTGGCACCCGTCCCTGCCACCGCCGAACCAGACGACCCGCTGGTGCGGGACCTGGCCGACTACGACCGCGCCTTCGGACTCACCCACGGCAGCGATGAGGATGTGGCCTGATGGGCGCGGCGAAGAAGCCGGCCACTGGTGAGGCGCTCAAGCAGCTCACCTACCTGGCCAGTGCGTTGAAGGCGCCCCGGATCACCGAGTCCGCTGCCCGGTTGGCCGACCACGCCCGCGACTCCGGGTGGACCCATGAGGAGTACCTGGCCGCAGTCCTGGACCGCGAGGTCGCCGCCCGCAACGCATCCGGGGCCCAGCTGCGGATCCGTGCTGCCGGGTTCGGTGCCCGGAAGACGCTCGAGGAGTTCGACTGGGACGCCCAACCAGGAGTCCGGCAGCAGATCGCCGCCCTGGCGTCCGGCGGGTTCCTGACCGAGGCCCGCAACATCGTGCTGCTCGGACCGCCCGGCACCGGAAAGACCCACCTAGCCACCGGCCTGGGCATCGCCGCCGCGCACCACGGCCACCGGGTCCTGTTCGCCACCGCCACCGAGTGGATCACCCGACTCACCGACGCCCACCGCGCCGGCCGGCTACCCCAAGAGCTCACCCGGCTACGCCGCTACGGGCTGATCATCGTCGACGAGGTCGGCTACCTGCCCTTCGAACAAGACGCCGCGAACCTGTTCTTCCAGCTCGTGTCCAGTCGCTACGAGCACGCCTCGCTGATCCTCACATCCAACCTGCCCTTCAGCGGCTGGGGCGGCGTCTTCG containing:
- a CDS encoding DapH/DapD/GlmU-related protein, with amino-acid sequence MANWSGVGDRTVIDARGTIGVRIGEGTRLGRYGVITTTSHLSRYGVGVVIGKRSGVGDGFHLGASGGVEIGDDVIIGPGFSAHSQEHNYGDHSLPIREQGTNEAPIIVGNDCWIGSKVTLLAGCSLGERTIVASGAVVKGTFPGGVILGGVPARIIRKL
- the istA gene encoding IS21 family transposase; this encodes MISVEDWALIRRLVADGVPQRQVARDLGVGRSTVARAVASDGPPKYERPAVPTSFDPYEARVRQLLKDTPDMPATVLAERVGWTGSITWFRDHVRRLRPEHRPVDPADRLVWAAGDAAQCDLWFPPRKIPLEDGTKVLLPVLVITAAHSRFVLGRMIPTRRTEDLLTATWELVQELGRVPRRLIWDNEPGIGRGKRHAEGVAAFTGTLATSLHRLRPRDPESKGIVERRNQFFETSFMPGRTFASPADFNTQLAEWLTIANARTVRTIKARPVDLVEVDKAAMLPLPPVAPVVGWTNRVRLGRDYYVRLDSSDYSVDPALIGRFVDVTADLRQVQVSHDGRVVARHDRVWARGQTITDPAHVAAAKVLREQYLAPVPATAEPDDPLVRDLADYDRAFGLTHGSDEDVA
- the istB gene encoding IS21-like element helper ATPase IstB; the protein is MGAAKKPATGEALKQLTYLASALKAPRITESAARLADHARDSGWTHEEYLAAVLDREVAARNASGAQLRIRAAGFGARKTLEEFDWDAQPGVRQQIAALASGGFLTEARNIVLLGPPGTGKTHLATGLGIAAAHHGHRVLFATATEWITRLTDAHRAGRLPQELTRLRRYGLIIVDEVGYLPFEQDAANLFFQLVSSRYEHASLILTSNLPFSGWGGVFGDQAVVAAMIDRVVHHADVLTLKGASYRLRNRGIDTLPSIRTQDTAD